The genomic interval GAAATGCAATGATATGACTACAAGTGAGATACAATGATGATTTTTATAGATTTATTAATTgtctttttttaatcttttttataACGTTCTATTatgatttataaaaaaattaaagaaattaattaaacacaTCTATAACATATCgtcatttaaatttgaatttgattAGATACAATCCTgtctctatttttattattaattaatgagttttattggtgcattttcttttaaaaaatattataattgatttaatataatttgattttttaattattactaAACAAAATACAACCGCACGCGAAGTGCGGTTTGTTTCCTagtatcaatcaatcatcaatatatatataaatgagaaGTATAAGACGGTGACATGGCGCTTTAGAATTACTCCAAATACATCTATCTattttctccttaattctctcactttttaattttttaataagtttaaaaatattaatcatctaaaataataataaaaatcccTAAAAACAATtaagtaactaatttatattttccctatattaattaaaaaatatatatatattttacggcttagttaaaaaaaatcccTAAAGACAATtaagtaactaatttatatattattttaaaaaaaatatatcccacggattagttaaaaaaaaaaaaaaaatctaacaaaaaatacattaaaaaattaaaaaactaaaacatatctatttttttttctttttaatgtattttcgtATCTTTTTTTTCCCATATATAACCTTAAATATATAATCCTAaatctaaaactaatttcatCTCTTAATCCTAaatctaaaactaatttcatCTCTTAATCCTAAACCTAAAACTAATTTCatctctttatttttctttctctcaATGCATTTTATCTTTGTTTTTAATGTCAATTCTCCATATctttctctaatttttattattttcttgtttGTGTGTGTTAAAGACTTTAACCAACTATTAATTCTTGGCAGATAATGAACAATAACAGTGACATCAATGATCAACATTAAATATCGattttttattgatatttattttctctatattttataatatatttcttGATGTATTATAACCTGTTTTATTCTTTTTGTGTGTGTTAAAGAGTTTAACCAACTTTTAATTCTTGGCAGATAATGAACAATAACAGTGACATCAATGATCAACATTAAATATCGattttttattgatatttattttctctatattttataatatatttcttGATGTATTATAACATGTTTTATTCTTTTTGTGTGTGTTAAAGAGTTTAACCAACTTTTAATTCTTGATAGATAATGAGCAGTAGCAGTGACATGAATGAGCAGCATCAAAATAtcgattttttatcaaaatatttcTCAATAATTTGGAGAaatataaacttttttttttataatcgaCGACTTTACCGTTGTCGATAACTTCAAATTATTTATGATGTAGAATAagtcattttttaaaatatttaaatttaaataatatatatgttacataataaaattaaaatttaacttatatatatggtaatttaACTTATATCGTATATCGtttctcattttttaatttttaatattttagtaaaatttattattattaataataaagatctCTTAATTTTAAATGCTTTCTTTataaatttctcaatttttaatcttttttttcctATAAAGTTTTAACACTATCTCTTATTAATCTTGCTTCAATGGATATAACATTgtagtgtttatttatttttttgttttaacttTTAATCTTTTCATCTTTATTAGCActtcattatattatttatttgtattatcATGTATTGAGTAAATTTATTGGGGATAACAATAACAACAACTATAAATGGAATACGGTAATGACAACGGGTGAGATATAATGACATGACAACAACTTTAAATAATTGATGAGatataaataatattgattGCAAGAAAGTAtgtttacttaaataataataataataataatactctaATTTTTCTCCATActatcttatttattttattttttattaataattttttgatagagaaatttaaaattctatGTATACATTATTCATATAAATTTCAAACTTCTTAATCAATAAAATAGAATTCTTtgggttttatttttaataaataattcgatagtgtaattttaatattattatatattagattaattttttaaattattatttaataattttataagtaattcttttttaattattatactaaaataaatttaaaatagttgcGCGAAGAGCGGCTATATTGcctagtttatatatattatgagatTACTTACATCGTTAATGAGATCATCAAGGGCTGAAGAAGCTGCAGactcaataaaatttattttgtggTCAACACCAGCTTTCTGAATGAACGGTAATCCAACTTCATATGCTTCTCTATTTAGATCAATGGCTGTTATCTACAAATTAATTAACTCAAATCTCATTATTGATAACTAATTGTGGTGGATTAATAATTtgttcttttaaaataatccaatatatataaatataagatGAAAAGACTTTATTAATAGGGTGTGTCGAAGCCTATAAAAAGTTGACACctcatttaataaaattgtattttatttcaGCAATAAACAGATAATTAGtaagcatttttatttttatattattttttactttttttttattttatatatttatatataatttttttattttgttagacGCTTTTTTACATAGGGGTGTTCATCTAATTCAATTTGTATTATTttgctcatattacattcaatccgcactaagtgcgaattttattttttggatccaatccgatcagcacaatagctcaaatccaatccgcacaatagtTCAAAtacaatccaatccgcacaatatGTCAAATCTAATCTAATCGAATCCTCAAAAGTGCggatttgattaattattttggatttgttactttttaatattaaattatttaatatttatgaaaaaatattttttttcacataactagtaacaaaataaaacaaattattattattttatgtcttcaataataaattaaaataaataaaataataaaagataaataccattttgaatcctgtgttttgcaaaagttactgattggaccttctgttttgttaaatgacaaaatggactacatattttttaaaattgtaaaaatatgaaTTTGAGCTTAATttcgacaactttttttttaatataaccaacttgaagacaattcctaacacgaacagatacaaaaaatgtaaaaagtTTTGTCATAAACACATttagattatattattattaaattttattttgacaaaaaatcagttcagggtctAATTTATACTATTCTGGAAatacatgatttattttttcatttaacaaaCAGATgatctaattggtaacttttgcaaaacacaaggtacaaaatagtatttatccaataataaataacaaattcaaataaagaaaaaaaaataatatgtataaaaaaatattaattttattttaaattatacgtagaaaatatataaataagaatagaatatatatatttatttattaaattttaaaatataattgtattatatgtattaaatttttaaattattattttctttctattaaaatattatttgtacatctaatttttatatttttttttataaatatgtttGAATTGAATTAAATGTGTTATTAACATACAAATTAGATTATATTAGATGGTGTAAATTAGATTGGatagaatattttatgaaaCCACCACCTCCATCGCGATATCTCTCTCTCCGTTGCTCCCTTTCAATATCTGGATTGCATCCGTTGCTCCTTTAGTTTACGGTGTCGTTTAGCGTTTTAGTTTTCTtcaattctattcccaattcaTTGAAAATGAATTCTCTCACATAATCCAGAGCCGTTTCAGATATAGAGAAAATCATCGTTTTCATCGAATCCAAAATCTCTGATACTCCTAAGCATTGGGCGAGATTATCCACAACCTTCCACGATCTTGACAGTAACTGATCATTCTTTACTGCGAAATCGAACCGCACCATCGCGATCTCTCTGAAATCATCGACGGGACTAGCTTTCCGAGCCATCTTCGGTGTGGGCGATTCGAATTTGAAACATTACATTTTGAGACtgagaaaagagaaagaggcTAAGGCTTTCCCGAGGAACTATAGAAAATGATCGCCGATTAATAGTATCCCCGAAACAGAGCAGACCAGACCGATTTGATCAAAAGACAATAAAAGCAGAAAAAGAAGAACAGAGTCTATTGTAGTGAGTTGCACTCAACCAAAATCACATTGGCTTTAATCATGCATGTGTcactttattataaaaaaaaataagatcttACTTTGGCATCATGAGGAAGAGCAAGAGCAGTGGTAAGAAGAGAATAGCCAGTAAAGACTCCAACTTCAATAGTCTTCTTTGCATTCATCACTTTCAAAAACATCGATATAAGCTGTCCTTCATCCACAGGCACACTCATCGGACTCCTGcaattaattatatacatatatataaaaaaaaaatgaacccaaatttaaattaaattaattaacaagAAAAGATCGAGGCCGGCAAGAAAAAAAGCACCGTAGTTTATAGTTCTTGACAGTGGCTTCTCTAAGGTCCTTCAACTGCTCATGTTCTCTTGGATAACAATATGTTTCATAGATGTACTGCATGCAaatgaaatcatcaaaaatcaaattaccaaatattaaacaattaatggattaattaatatatatatacctctaGAAGTGCTGGTGATTTGAGAATACTCTTATTCGGTATAGCTACTTCTTCTGCCATTTCCGGTTGCTGAAAAAATTCCGGGCTAGCTTTTTTGATGATATATTAGCCAAGTGAAATTAATGAACTGTGGGATGATGAACCAATAGTGGAATTAGTAGTGGAGCTTTAATTGAATTGAACCAAATGCCACACCTCATTATTAGTTAGACAAcactgatatatatataaaagttgaaaatatttctttttttatgaattaactaaatttatatttaaataaaatttaattcaaatatattGTTTTTACCACTCAAATTATTCTCATACTCATATAATTAAGCcataatttcaaatataataGATTTGTATTTGTTATAAATAGATGGGTAAATTTGTAAGAAAGTTgggataaattttaattaaagaagaATGAAAACTATCGTGAAAtgatagaaataaaattgatagaataactaaaaaaaatgtaaacataataaattttaaaaaataaagtaaaaatcaaaagcatcaattagaaaaaaaaaagtatatagtgtaatttcttttattttttaggattatttcacaaatatacaaaaacaacaaaaaattaaaaaaatacgatttcacagaattttaaacatttttacgatttttttgattttatttatagaaaatacggtatttttatattgtacttttgttaatttattgtgttggattaaaaatcctatgtgggcacatatgtataatgtatatgctattataaagtagtctgatacaaaattaagtgaccaattatggtATGAGTATCAAAAAGGTATTAAATTGTCATAgaaataatgtgtagataccataagttaatttataatttgttgaggggccaaattataaatatccaaaactcattatataatgagcctataaataggtagtggtccctaAAAAACACtgggtttctgtattctctccttctcCATCAGAAAAAATACtttagaaaatagtgtattcttgaaagatcaaaaccttctttACAATCTCCAtcaatggcttcaggttagtgcttccgctcatcttttatcatcatcttcttctttaatttagcaaaggttctatagatttatgatttaggatttttttatattaaagcacttttagaaacatgtttagatctgtgatatatatatttcttgagtgttttataaaccctaacatattgttgattttttgttatctgtatgttattttttattgttgttttgatattatttagatgttattttcatgtagttttcatgttgttttatcaaaaaccgtaaaaatgtaaaaaagaaaattctttaaacgtaaaaatataattttctttttaaaaaaaaataataacttatATAATTATCTCTTATTTTTATCTCTTTGTGCCAATATTTAAAGGACATAGTAGCATAGCATAGCATCTTTATATCTTTCCAGTGTCGGTGCCTTTTCTCTCAATTAGT from Cannabis sativa cultivar Pink pepper isolate KNU-18-1 chromosome 4, ASM2916894v1, whole genome shotgun sequence carries:
- the LOC115712971 gene encoding flavonoid 3',5'-methyltransferase, with the translated sequence MAEEVAIPNKSILKSPALLEYIYETYCYPREHEQLKDLREATVKNYKLRSPMSVPVDEGQLISMFLKVMNAKKTIEVGVFTGYSLLTTALALPHDAKITAIDLNREAYEVGLPFIQKAGVDHKINFIESAASSALDDLINDEKEVGSFDFAFVDANKDGYIKYHEQLVKLIKIGGVIAYDNTLWFGTVALSDEDEMDDFFKTNRKIIREVNTFLANDNRFEISLVSIGDGLTICRRLY